The Pseudomonadota bacterium genomic sequence TTATCGCTGCCGGAAAAGTTCGCTACTGGGGTTTTTCAAATCATCGTGGATGGCAGATAGGCGAGCTCGTTCACACGGCCGCACAACTAGGTGTGCCTAAGCCGATTGTTGCCCAGCCTTATTATAATGCTTTTAATAGGATGCCAGAAACCGATATTCTGCCAGCTTGTGCGCATTACGACATTGGCGTAGTACCTTATTCACCTCTGGCTAGGGGCGTCTTGGCGGGGATTTATGAGCCCGGTAAAGATCCAGGACCCGAAACACGGGCAGGAATACAAGACCGTCGTCTAATGCAGACTGAGTGGCGCACCGAAAGTCTTGATGCTGCCCAAAAAATAAAACAGCATTGTAAAAAACGTAAAATGCAACCAGTAACATTTGCTATCCAGTGGTTACTGAACAATAAAATTATTTCTGGGGTGCTCGGCGGCCCAAGAACCATGGTCCATTGGCAGGGCTATGTAGAAGCAATGAATGGCACATGGACAGAGCAAGACGAGGAATTGATCAACCAATTATGCCCGCCTGGACAGGCTACCACACACGGCTATTGCGACCCACGCTATCCAGTGCGCGGGCGAGTTTCGCTAATCAACGCGGCGTCAGGTTAAATACTGACCACCATTAACGGTTAGAGTAGAACCATTAATGAAAGCAGCCTCGTCTGAAGCCAAGAAAAGCACACAGCGAGCGACTTCAATTGGTTCGCCCAGACGGCCAGCGGGGATCTGGGGTAAGATGTGCTCATTTATTATCTCTTCAGGAATCGCCCGCACCATGTCAGTGCCTATATATCCGGGAGCTACTGCATTTACGGTAACACCCTTTGATGCATTTTCTAACGCAAGCGCCTTGGTAAACCCTATCATGCCTGCCTTAGCCGCAGCATAATTAGTTTGCCCAAATTGCCCCTTCTGTCCATTAATCGACGAAACATTAATTATCCGACCAAAATGGCGTTCACGCATGCCGTTAATGACCGCGCTGCTGAGGTTAAAGCAACTATCAAGGTTTGTCCGCAAGACCTCGCTCCACTGAACCATTTCCATTTTATGAAGAGGGGCATCACGCGTTATTCCAGCGTTATTGACCAAGACATCAACTGGGCCCACCTTAATTTTTACTTCTTCAACAGCATCGCACGAACCTTGGTAATTACCTGCATCAAATTTGAACACTGGTATTCCATTTTCTTCCTCAAACTTTCGAGCTTCCTCATCATTACTTGCATAATTTGCAGCTACGGAATAGCCAGCATCCTTAAATGCTATTGCAATAGAGGCACCTATGCCTCGTGTGCCTCCGGTAACTAGGACAGTTCTGACCAATTTTTCACCCTTTCAGCTAATGAAATTAAACACTAACTATAAAAATTTTCGGCGCTAATTGTGAAATTGATTTGAGACCGCATACAGCCACAGCCTCCACGGCGAGTTTGCACCCCGTTCAATCGCGCTCGACACACATGGCTATACCCATCCCGCCTCCGATACACAAAGTGGCAAGACCCTTTTTAGCTTCCCGGCGTATCATTTCGAATATTAGCGTGGTTAGCACTCTCGTTCCCGAAGCACCAACAGGATGGCCTAGTGCGATCGCGCCACCATTGACATTCACCTTCTCTGGATCCCAGGCCATTTCTTTATTAACGGCACATGCTTGTGCTGCAAAGGCCTCGTTCGCCTCGATTAAATCTAAATCGTTAACACTCCAACCTGCTTTTATTAGTGCCTTTTGACTAGCTGGAATAGGACCTGACCCCATTATCGCAGGGTCAACACCTGCGGTAGCCCATGATGCAATACGTGCAAGTGGGACTATGCCACGCGTTTCAGCTTCACTGGATTTCATCAGCACCGTTGCTGCGGCCCCGTCATTTATTCCGGAAGCACTACCAGCGGTGACGGTGCCATCTTTGGCAAAGGCTGGACGGAGCCCGTTCAAATCCTCTAGCGTTGTATCTGGTTTCGGGTGTTCGTCACTATCAACAACAACGCTCCCATCACGTGTCGCGACCTCCACTGGCACAATCTCATCTTTGAAACGATCGGCGTCGACTGCTAGCTTTGTTTTCTGCTGACTTCTATAAGCAAATTCATCTTGCTGTTCACGGGATATTTGCCATTTCTCAGCAACGTTTTCTGCAGTTATTCCCATGTGGTAACCATTAAAATGATCCCAGAGGCCATCTTTGAGCATTGTATCAACAAATTCAATGCTTCCCATTTTCTGTCCATTGCGCATTTGCGCGCAATGGGGTGCAAGACTCATATTTTCCTGCCCACCAGCGACAATAATTTTTGCATCACCCAAAGTTATTGACTGCATGCCCATTGCAACACTTCTCAACCCAGAACCACAAAGCTGATTGATCTGCAGCGCCGTTTTTTCAAAAGGGATTTCTGCCTTAACTGCTGCTTGCCGAGCGGGATTTTGCCCTTGCCCAGCAGTTAAAATTTGCCCCATGATAAGTTCATCCACTTCACTGGGTGCAACTTTCGCTCTACTCAACGCCTCTATAACTGCTACTGCCCCCAGATGTGCGGCGGGTGTTTTACTCAAACTTCCTAAAAAAGCACCCACAGGCGTTCTGGCAGCCCCAGCTATCACTACATCAGTCATAATGATTAATCCCTACCCAAAACTCTGTTATAATTTTCAATTGTGCCATGACTACGCGCAACCTTTCAATGACTCCTAGATCTTATAATCACAATTCGTTTACGGCCATTCCTATATCAATCAACCACGATAATCCTGCAAACAATTTAAACCTCATATGAAAAACCATTCAAATGTAGTTCTCTTTTTTCACACTTTTACATTATCATCTGCTGGGAATTCTCTGTCTGGATTCATTAATCGCCACTGTTTTGGGTTGCGATGTGGAAGAGCTTTGAGAACCTGATTCCGTTGATCATCTGTCATGTGGAACCATTCTTCAACCTCTTTTGGATAACGCAGACATCCGCAACACATCCACACTCCATCAAACTTACGAGTATGACAAATGCCTTTACAGGGGGAGTTAAGATAAGCCATGTTTTTCGCCCTCTATTTCTCAGTTTGCTCAGACAAGCGCTCATATAATCAATATTTATTCCAAATATGTCTGTTTTCAAAACAGATAGGAGGTCGAATAAATTATCTAAACGTTCAGCCTGTGATCGTTTGCCTAAAAATCACACTTGCAACGAGGAACAATTTTTACCTAAATCTCCATAAACTTTTACCTTTTTATCCATGTGACCTGAGCCTGAAGTGTAACCGTTAGATTGTCGATAGA encodes the following:
- the phbB gene encoding acetoacetyl-CoA reductase; the protein is MVRTVLVTGGTRGIGASIAIAFKDAGYSVAANYASNDEEARKFEEENGIPVFKFDAGNYQGSCDAVEEVKIKVGPVDVLVNNAGITRDAPLHKMEMVQWSEVLRTNLDSCFNLSSAVINGMRERHFGRIINVSSINGQKGQFGQTNYAAAKAGMIGFTKALALENASKGVTVNAVAPGYIGTDMVRAIPEEIINEHILPQIPAGRLGEPIEVARCVLFLASDEAAFINGSTLTVNGGQYLT
- a CDS encoding acetyl-CoA C-acetyltransferase; amino-acid sequence: MTDVVIAGAARTPVGAFLGSLSKTPAAHLGAVAVIEALSRAKVAPSEVDELIMGQILTAGQGQNPARQAAVKAEIPFEKTALQINQLCGSGLRSVAMGMQSITLGDAKIIVAGGQENMSLAPHCAQMRNGQKMGSIEFVDTMLKDGLWDHFNGYHMGITAENVAEKWQISREQQDEFAYRSQQKTKLAVDADRFKDEIVPVEVATRDGSVVVDSDEHPKPDTTLEDLNGLRPAFAKDGTVTAGSASGINDGAAATVLMKSSEAETRGIVPLARIASWATAGVDPAIMGSGPIPASQKALIKAGWSVNDLDLIEANEAFAAQACAVNKEMAWDPEKVNVNGGAIALGHPVGASGTRVLTTLIFEMIRREAKKGLATLCIGGGMGIAMCVERD
- a CDS encoding DUF1289 domain-containing protein yields the protein MAYLNSPCKGICHTRKFDGVWMCCGCLRYPKEVEEWFHMTDDQRNQVLKALPHRNPKQWRLMNPDREFPADDNVKV
- a CDS encoding aldo/keto reductase, with the protein product MEYVLLGNSGLKVSRLCLGTMTFGDTTRDEEAQNIVGSARDFGVNFIDTADGYAAGASEEIVGKLTKHDRNEWIVASKVGSAAGTAPRKKALSRKWLFEAIDASLTRLQTSFLDIWYLHHVDWETPIEETVRAVGEIIAAGKVRYWGFSNHRGWQIGELVHTAAQLGVPKPIVAQPYYNAFNRMPETDILPACAHYDIGVVPYSPLARGVLAGIYEPGKDPGPETRAGIQDRRLMQTEWRTESLDAAQKIKQHCKKRKMQPVTFAIQWLLNNKIISGVLGGPRTMVHWQGYVEAMNGTWTEQDEELINQLCPPGQATTHGYCDPRYPVRGRVSLINAASG